A window from Chrysemys picta bellii isolate R12L10 chromosome 20, ASM1138683v2, whole genome shotgun sequence encodes these proteins:
- the LOC101939067 gene encoding ly6/PLAUR domain-containing protein 3-like isoform X2 translates to MGAPRPPRAGPLLLLAAALLLQGAIALECHSCVERSDGGCSPEKMKTISCPANAQVCMETVAAVKWSHGQFLVGEKGCGLGRTGTNDKGVDLHGILAFSQVRNCNTSRCNSQLDIRAMALQSMSNESARVPNGLECYSCQGNEACSPGNSTVVKCYDGYQGCFHGNVTMKVGNVSLSRPIKGCVQNKDCTKEARGSTAVNLVGSCCSGHLCNGDLTNKTFFAPNIPRLEVMPGQGANATGANATATATVTATATATLAAAATVTAAPTPLPPDHEDHDDHEDHDDHEDLIRDDRHITTEGERRNNPGVKLPSGGKGGAAGLSASAWLILLGSALLL, encoded by the exons AtgggagccccccgccccccgagagcCGGTCCCCTCCTCCTGCTGGCGGCCGCACTGCTCCTCCAAG gaGCCATCGCCCTGGAGTGCCACAGCTGTGTGGAGCGCAGCGACGGCGGCTGCAGCCCGGAGAAGATGAAGACGATCTCGTGTCCAGCCAACGCCCAAGTGTGCATGGAAACCGTGGCGGCCGTGAAATGGA GCCACGGACAGTTCCTGGTGGGCGAGAAGGGCTGCGGCCTGGGCAGAACGGGCACCAACGACAAGGGCGTGGACCTGCACGGCATCTTAGCCTTCTCCCAGGTGCGCAACTGCAACACCAGCCGCTGCAACTCCCAGCTGGACATCCGGGCCATGGCACTACAGTCGATGA GTAACGAGAGCGCCCGAGTGCCCAATGGGCTGGAGTGCTACAGCTGCCAAGGCAACGAGGCCTGCTCCCCCGGCAACTCCACGGTGGTGAAATGCTATGACGGGTACCAGGGCTGTTTCCACGGCAACGTCACCATGAAAGTCG GCAACGTCTCACTGAGCCGCCCCATCAAGGGCTGCGTGCAGAACAAGGACTGCACCAAGGAGGCAAGGGGCAGCACGGCCGTCAACCTGGTGGGCTCCTGCTGCTCCGGCCACCTCTGCAACGGGGACCTGACCAACAAGACGTTCTTCGCCCCCAACATCCCCCGGCTGGAGGTCATGCCCGGCCAAGGGGCCAACGCCACGGGCGCCAATGCCACCGCCACCGCCACGGTCACCGCCACCGCCACCGCCACGCTCGCCGCCGCCGCCACGGTCACTGCCGCTCCCACGCCCCTGCCTCCGGACCACGAGGACCATGACGACCACGAGGATCATGACGACCACGAGGACCTCATCCGGGACGACCGCCACATCACCACGGAGGGCGAGCGGCGGAACAACCCGGGCGTCAAGCTGCCGAGCGGCGGAAAGGGGGGCGCGGCGGGGTTGAGCGCCTCGGCCTGGCTCATCTTGCTCGGGTCCGCCTTGCTCCTGTGA
- the LOC101939067 gene encoding ly6/PLAUR domain-containing protein 3-like isoform X1 translates to MHRGGGDIPPHLPPLIYRLSLALAAGVAWKLPGAERTRLVQADAAMGAPRPPRAGPLLLLAAALLLQGAIALECHSCVERSDGGCSPEKMKTISCPANAQVCMETVAAVKWSHGQFLVGEKGCGLGRTGTNDKGVDLHGILAFSQVRNCNTSRCNSQLDIRAMALQSMSNESARVPNGLECYSCQGNEACSPGNSTVVKCYDGYQGCFHGNVTMKVGNVSLSRPIKGCVQNKDCTKEARGSTAVNLVGSCCSGHLCNGDLTNKTFFAPNIPRLEVMPGQGANATGANATATATVTATATATLAAAATVTAAPTPLPPDHEDHDDHEDHDDHEDLIRDDRHITTEGERRNNPGVKLPSGGKGGAAGLSASAWLILLGSALLL, encoded by the exons ATGCACCGGGGGGGCGGGGACATCCCGCCCCATCTGCCTCCCCTTATTTATCGTCTTAGCTTGGCGCTGGCAGCCGGAGTCGCGTGGAAGCTGCCGGGAGCCGAGAGAACCCGCTTGGTCCAGGCAGACGCAGCCAtgggagccccccgccccccgagagcCGGTCCCCTCCTCCTGCTGGCGGCCGCACTGCTCCTCCAAG gaGCCATCGCCCTGGAGTGCCACAGCTGTGTGGAGCGCAGCGACGGCGGCTGCAGCCCGGAGAAGATGAAGACGATCTCGTGTCCAGCCAACGCCCAAGTGTGCATGGAAACCGTGGCGGCCGTGAAATGGA GCCACGGACAGTTCCTGGTGGGCGAGAAGGGCTGCGGCCTGGGCAGAACGGGCACCAACGACAAGGGCGTGGACCTGCACGGCATCTTAGCCTTCTCCCAGGTGCGCAACTGCAACACCAGCCGCTGCAACTCCCAGCTGGACATCCGGGCCATGGCACTACAGTCGATGA GTAACGAGAGCGCCCGAGTGCCCAATGGGCTGGAGTGCTACAGCTGCCAAGGCAACGAGGCCTGCTCCCCCGGCAACTCCACGGTGGTGAAATGCTATGACGGGTACCAGGGCTGTTTCCACGGCAACGTCACCATGAAAGTCG GCAACGTCTCACTGAGCCGCCCCATCAAGGGCTGCGTGCAGAACAAGGACTGCACCAAGGAGGCAAGGGGCAGCACGGCCGTCAACCTGGTGGGCTCCTGCTGCTCCGGCCACCTCTGCAACGGGGACCTGACCAACAAGACGTTCTTCGCCCCCAACATCCCCCGGCTGGAGGTCATGCCCGGCCAAGGGGCCAACGCCACGGGCGCCAATGCCACCGCCACCGCCACGGTCACCGCCACCGCCACCGCCACGCTCGCCGCCGCCGCCACGGTCACTGCCGCTCCCACGCCCCTGCCTCCGGACCACGAGGACCATGACGACCACGAGGATCATGACGACCACGAGGACCTCATCCGGGACGACCGCCACATCACCACGGAGGGCGAGCGGCGGAACAACCCGGGCGTCAAGCTGCCGAGCGGCGGAAAGGGGGGCGCGGCGGGGTTGAGCGCCTCGGCCTGGCTCATCTTGCTCGGGTCCGCCTTGCTCCTGTGA